The stretch of DNA AGTATCTGAAGCTTCTTTTCATGAGGAAGTTGAGATGTTCCGTTACCAAAGACAATAGACACATCCAAATCACTCAGAGAGGTATACATATCCATCACGAAAGATCCATACGCCTCAAGAACCGGGCTGCTCTCTTCTGAATCACCTTATATATgaacacaaaattaaataaaacctCTGCATGCTAACTTTCGATATAGGTcgagaaaattatataaaaaaaaaaaaagactacatGTTTAAATCTTATATTACCATAGATATCAAGAGCCCATTGCATTAAGGTTTTTCACCAATTCCTTTCTAGCATCGTAATCAGCAGGAACCGGTCGAAAAGAGCAGTAGGCATCATCTAATACCTTATCAAGGTCCAGTAAGATATAACTATCAATGTTATGTCTCTGTAATGCTATGGATTCAGAGTTCTTCACCTTCTTTCGAATAGCTGACATCCATAAACAATATTGATTGTATAATCTGTAATGAACACAATCTTAGAACAAAAAATCAGCAAAGAGTAGTTATAACCTTTACTCCAAGCTGTTGTTTCCTCAGTCACATCTTTTTGAGAGTCCATAATATACCTCTCTGTCTACCTATACTAGTTTTTTCAAGAAGCAGAGCTATGAAACCTGCAATAacatagcttcttcttcattatggGAAAGGAGAAGTACATTGAACAACTGGAGTCAAATATAAATTCTCAATTTCATGagaacctaatttttttttataaaactatgaTCTAAAGGAGCTTTTTCTTACATTGCAGTTACGCTAAGAGCCTAAGATCATGTTTCTATCAAAACGAAAGGTATGGTGTTGAAGACCAAGGGACGCAGAAAGAAAGCAACTGGTTAGGATACAGAGGACAAAGCGACGAACCTAATCGGAGCAAGTACGTACAGTTGCTATCGGCAAGAGAGACGAAGGTGGCTGTCTCGTTATTcgttaatacttttttttttttcggctaAGTAGGTTATTACGAACACTATCCAGTGGTAGGTGTAAGAGAGTGGTTTAGCACCATTCGGTTAACCCGATTTTGAACCAAGAATAAaccattttgatattttgggtCTGGCGGTCCAATAAGAAATCTAGTTTCGAGGAAAAAGCCTGATTAGCTCGGAGATCCATGGTCAAGAAACCGACCAAGGACGTTCAGAAGACATCATCCAACCTTATACTGTACATAAGGTCACCTTAAAAGAACCCTAACTTGCAATCCAAGCGAGTGAGATTTCCTTTGTAACATCTGAGCTGTTCATGATCAATAAAAGAAACCGGCTTTAATGATTCTCTAGTCCATCTAATTTTTCCGGTTAAATTTAGGGGTGAGCAGTAGGCATGCtttccatattttttaaaaggttaatgttaaaattttgtaaatgtatttcatatgatattttgttcaaaaaaaaaaaaaaaaaactagtaattaTTATAATCTACTAAGCTAAACCTGATGTGAAACAACTCTGGTTTGATTCGAACAAAACTTATCTCTAACTTTAGGTTAAAAACCACTATCATCACCTCGAAACCAAGTCAGCTTCTGATAATTTGAAAGTTTGAACAGAGTAATAAATTAACACATGACCATGGAGTTACAATCTGAATATAAGCGTaacgatttatttattttggttttaatgaaGTTTACATTCTCATTGTTTTCTGATACATTAGACAAGAGGACGCAGATACCGTATAATAAAGTACATCATGCATCATCACATTAATAGCTAACACTAACATGGCTCACACGAAGGAAGTTTCAGAATGTGATGACTTGTTTAGGTTGCCTACCTAGCTTCCCGAGAGCTTTATCGAGAGCAACAGGGAACTCGTCGAAGGGAACCAATTCCGTTCTGTCAGAAGAAAACAGCCATTGATCTTATATGGTAGCCTAGATAGTTTTTCATGGGAGCTAAGAATCTTTATTTAAGAAAAGGACTCACTCGTATTTTAGCTTTCCGTCTCGTGCAAGCCCGAGGAGATAGTCTATCATCTCTCTGCATTCTTTTACTTTACCCATACTCAACCAACTCTGCAGCCAGAATCCTCTCAAGGCCAAATCCTGTAGGGCAATCAAACTTTAACACAGTGCATAAAAGCCATAGATCTTGACACTCAACGACTTTCAAGTGAGAGAAAGCAGAAAACTGGCTTGTGCACTTGGGAGTACATTTTCAACTATGAATGAAGATCTAAATTTACTACTCTAAGACATATTGATGCCagtataatttttccaaatgATCTAGCAATTACCTTAAAGATGAAAGATGTTGTTGACACAGTGATTGGCTTCTTGGACATCCCACCATATGTTACCATGGTTCCTCCTTCCCTGAAATATTTATGTTTCCACTACCTTCAGCACAGCGATAATTCATTTAACTAGAAGTATGTAAAAACGGAGATGTTCACTGCACCTGAGATACTTGAGAACAAGAGAAGCAGCATTGCCACCAACACAGTTGAATCCCAGAGCTGGTTCAGGTAAGTTACCCTAGACCACAAACACACATATGTTAACCTTTCAGATACTCAGCAATTTCTGCGATAGAATTGCTAGACTTAAAATCTTACCAAAAGACTTTTCACGTTCTTTACATTCAGTTGACTCTCTGAAAACACTTCATCTGCACCTAGAGCTTTCAGCTGCTCTCTTGCTTCATCCGACCCAGCCCTAAAATCAGTACCACACGACAGTCTACTTGACAAGAGCCGCTTTGATTGTTCGTAACCAATATCTTAAATTCAAGTCATAATATACATCACCTGTCACGAATAATGTTGATGGTACTGATGCCACGAAGTCTTGCCAACTGAATCACACATTGACCCACTATACTTGTTGCACCATTCTGTACCACAGAATCACCTGCTTCAGAGGATTACttgattagaagaaaaaaagcaagtAAGGAGCAATTACATCAAAGACATAAGATAACATTCCAAACCAGAATTTAAGTTCACAAAGTCCTCAAGCATCCTTAAAGCCGTCAATGGATTAACAGTGATCGTCGCCGCATACTCCATTGGACACGCTTTATCGATTTTGTGCCACACACTCTCCTCCTTCACAACATACGTCTGCCAAGTCCCTAGTTCCAGAGAGATTTCCATCACCATGcttcaaaaactc from Camelina sativa cultivar DH55 chromosome 9, Cs, whole genome shotgun sequence encodes:
- the LOC109124554 gene encoding probable trans-2-enoyl-CoA reductase, mitochondrial — protein: MAALIKSVTIRALKFSSAASFRSKRCGKTPIICLKSFSTVMSPPSEAIVYEQHGSPDSVTRLVNLRPVEVKENDVCVKMIAAPINPSDINRIEGVYPVRPPVPAVGGYEGVGEVYAVGSKVNGLSPGDWVIPSPPSSGTWQTYVVKEESVWHKIDKACPMEYAATITVNPLTALRMLEDFVNLNSGDSVVQNGATSIVGQCVIQLARLRGISTINIIRDRAGSDEAREQLKALGADEVFSESQLNVKNVKSLLGNLPEPALGFNCVGGNAASLVLKYLREGGTMVTYGGMSKKPITVSTTSFIFKDLALRGFWLQSWLSMGKVKECREMIDYLLGLARDGKLKYETELVPFDEFPVALDKALGKLGRQPKQVITF